ATATGGAAAACCACTATGCCGTTGTCAAACGCCCTAAGGGAACCTTTACAAATAGCATTGGAACACCAAATTCAGACGGATCTTTGACCTTGCAGTTTTATGAATTTGTGTATTTAGTAGAGCGAGGAACGGTGACTCctattttcaatattgagatagaaggaaagaaatGTGAATATATTTTATCAATACAAGAGGTCTACTCATTTTTCAAGTCCCAAGCagaattggatgaattCTATTTATACGcatatttgaaaagaatggGGTATATCGTTTGTGCCAAGAATTGGAAATACGGCCATAGGGACTCTTTCCAGGAGCTTTACTTTAACAAGTACCTTAAAAGTTCATCTCGCCCAAGTTACATTAATAATTTCTTTCATCTCTTCTCCAAGTTCTCATATACAGTAATAAGAAATACACCCAATGTTCTTAAAAAGATTTTGGGATTTTGTCCTATGAAATTTACTTCAACAAGTCAGATTTATGAATCGATAGGCAATGCTATACCTTTCTATGTTCCACCTAAAACATCTCATGAACTTTATGAGTCGAAATGCTCGAATATGTCAAATTATGGCACTTCAAAGTATAAAATTGTTTTTGACATATGGAAGCCTAATCCTaacttcaagaagagtTACAGGTACTTACCTGATTTTCAAGTAGTGATGTACAATAAGAATTCTAATACTTCACAGTTCCCTACCCTTTCAGACTTCAGAGAGATATTACAACATCTTGATTATAAATATCCATTTATTGATGACATAGATGTTTTGGAATCTAAACAACCAATTAACAATaagaaagagaacaaaGTGAAACAGGAAACACAAAtgcaaaatcaaaaaatcaagaagccaaaaaaaTCCACTGGAAATGCGTATAGTcgaaaaatgaagaagataaaggATGGCTACCGAAGTTTTCTATTAGCAATTATGGACGATGGTCTACTCAGTATAGTAAAAATAACAGAGACGGACTTTGGATCTGAAAATATATGGTACGTTCCACCAACAGGCAACGATAGGAATAATAAACCgaaacagaagagaaaagcTTGAGTTATATATGACATACACATATTTATAGAGGTCAAACACTTACTTGCTAAATTTGGAATACAAATCCTCATCAAATACTGATGGGTTGTTATAGAAAGATGTAGGCCCACTTGATGGTTTTTGTTGTCCCAATAGTCCATTCAAGCCAGATGGCAATGACTTTGGTGGAATAGGAGGAGATGAATTAACTCCTTCGTAGTTTCTCTTTGGTACTGCTGGAACACCCTGTTGTACGTTACTAGTATCTCTTACACTCATCCTAGCAAGACTATCAGCAAGACTCGTTGATTGAGTCGACCTCTGGGGAACAGCTGGAGGTATCAAACCATCCACATATCGTCCTGCAGATTGGTCAGGACGGTTTACAGAACTTATATCCTTGGCCATTTTCAATAGCGTATCATAAAAGCTCAAACCTTTTGGTAAGTCTGTTGTGTATATCATAAACTGTGTATAAGCTTTCTCCATTTTATCAAAGAATTCTCTCCTCTCCTTTGACAGACTTTCCTGTTCAGGGGTTTTATCTTGAATACCCGTTAATTTAAAAATCTCATCAAGCTTTATTTTAATATCATTAATAAGATTCGTTTGTTTGAAGATAGTTGCTTCAATTCTACTGCTCAATGGTTTGAATTTAtccaactcttcttcaaaaaaggCTTTTATATCCTTTGCAGATTTCCCGGTGTGTAAGATAAGCTTTTGTGTTATGTCATCATTATTTAAACTCTCTTTAAAATCCTTTAGATTCCTTGAacgttcttcttttaacaGTCTGAGAGTTTCTTGGTTGTTTTTAATATTGGATAAACGTTCTAGAATCTGTTCATTTTTGGTATCGTCAATATCAAGTAAGCTTGGCTGAGTGTTTTTAGATTGGAATCTATTCATTACGTTGAATAGAAGACTAGGATTTGATAAAAGACCGACCTCTTCTAGGTATGGGTTTATAgttgaaaatattttttcgTCTGATTGAGAAGcctgaagaagagagttTTTAATCTTCATAGCATTTTCCTTCTGATCAGGAGACACAT
The Kluyveromyces marxianus DMKU3-1042 DNA, complete genome, chromosome 1 DNA segment above includes these coding regions:
- the SEN54 gene encoding tRNA splicing endonuclease subunit SEN54 → MSDNEEAFKDSDVEDDELLQDWTNASRLIGNGNKHSIPLRGEKDYEPDGTTVQVSMLSQAKNAMFNVLRQPDRGTIIKNQVKAFYDMENHYAVVKRPKGTFTNSIGTPNSDGSLTLQFYEFVYLVERGTVTPIFNIEIEGKKCEYILSIQEVYSFFKSQAELDEFYLYAYLKRMGYIVCAKNWKYGHRDSFQELYFNKYLKSSSRPSYINNFFHLFSKFSYTVIRNTPNVLKKILGFCPMKFTSTSQIYESIGNAIPFYVPPKTSHELYESKCSNMSNYGTSKYKIVFDIWKPNPNFKKSYRYLPDFQVVMYNKNSNTSQFPTLSDFREILQHLDYKYPFIDDIDVLESKQPINNKKENKVKQETQMQNQKIKKPKKSTGNAYSRKMKKIKDGYRSFLLAIMDDGLLSIVKITETDFGSENIWYVPPTGNDRNNKPKQKRKA